Proteins encoded by one window of Lactobacillus paragasseri:
- a CDS encoding GntR family transcriptional regulator produces the protein MTTEAKYLKVARILQKRIEDGVYKTQAPLPDQKTLADELQVSRLTVKKALDGLQRKGLVYKESGLGTFVLGPVPIQDKFDSPANAFSGLANLLGSDEVTSDIIEFNVEFPSEDIQHYLKLKSSDPVYNIRRLRRLEGKPLILEHTFMPVHLVPNLTEDILHNSIYNYLHHDLKLKFGVAYRKIKAAKADDWDQKYLKAKKDDPILELEQIVWLNNGQPVEYSTSRNRYDERNYVVLETNSF, from the coding sequence ATGACTACGGAAGCAAAATACTTAAAAGTTGCTCGAATTCTACAAAAAAGAATTGAAGATGGAGTTTACAAAACTCAAGCTCCCCTTCCTGACCAAAAAACACTTGCAGACGAATTACAAGTAAGCCGGTTAACTGTCAAAAAAGCCTTAGATGGATTACAAAGAAAAGGTCTTGTATATAAAGAATCTGGTTTAGGAACTTTTGTCTTAGGTCCGGTTCCAATCCAGGATAAATTTGATTCACCAGCAAATGCCTTTAGTGGCTTAGCCAATCTACTTGGATCAGATGAGGTTACTAGCGATATTATTGAGTTTAACGTTGAGTTTCCTAGTGAAGATATTCAACATTACCTAAAATTAAAGTCTAGCGACCCAGTTTATAATATCCGTCGCTTAAGAAGACTTGAAGGAAAGCCATTGATTCTTGAACATACTTTTATGCCAGTTCACTTAGTTCCCAACTTAACTGAGGATATCTTGCATAATTCTATTTATAATTATCTTCATCATGACTTAAAACTTAAGTTTGGCGTCGCATATCGTAAAATCAAGGCTGCTAAAGCAGACGATTGGGATCAAAAATATCTTAAAGCTAAAAAAGATGACCCAATTTTAGAGCTTGAGCAAATCGTATGGTTAAATAATGGTCAACCAGTTGAATATTCAACCAGTCGTAATCGTTACGATGAACGAAATTATGTCGTTTTAGAGACAAACAGCTTTTAA
- a CDS encoding GntR family transcriptional regulator: MKKYELVADKIKNYINKEQLHHGDKLPTITDLMKKYQVGKSTILQAITLLTQRGIVYKVQGSGVFVRPTGQDGYMSLTDNAGFAHVLKKPTTEVIEFSEKKAPKPISEHLHSDEECYFIKRLRKQDGKPFVLEESYYRKSIVPFMSKEIAEGSIFDYIREGLKKEIRFSDKYMRVRKLTADEAKYLELKEGDPCLEVYDTFYLANGTAFDSSKLVYNYKNSKFYDQSSDDII, translated from the coding sequence ATGAAGAAATATGAATTAGTTGCGGATAAAATAAAAAATTATATTAATAAAGAGCAACTTCATCATGGTGATAAATTGCCAACTATAACTGACTTAATGAAGAAATATCAAGTCGGAAAGTCAACTATTTTGCAGGCAATTACTTTACTTACACAGCGAGGGATTGTCTATAAGGTGCAAGGGTCGGGCGTCTTTGTTAGGCCTACCGGGCAAGATGGTTATATGTCTCTAACAGACAATGCTGGTTTTGCCCATGTATTAAAAAAGCCGACTACGGAAGTAATCGAGTTTTCGGAGAAGAAGGCACCTAAACCAATCAGTGAACATCTTCATTCTGATGAAGAATGCTACTTTATTAAAAGATTGCGCAAGCAAGATGGTAAGCCCTTTGTCTTAGAAGAGTCATATTATCGTAAAAGTATAGTTCCCTTCATGAGTAAAGAAATCGCAGAAGGCTCGATTTTTGATTACATCCGAGAAGGACTAAAGAAAGAAATTCGGTTTTCTGATAAGTATATGCGTGTTAGAAAATTAACTGCTGATGAGGCAAAATACCTTGAATTAAAAGAAGGAGATCCTTGTTTAGAAGTCTATGATACCTTCTATCTAGCCAATGGAACTGCTTTTGATAGTTCTAAATTAGTTTATAATTACAAAAACTCTAAATTTTACGATCAAAGTTCTGATGATATTATTTAA
- a CDS encoding PTS lactose/cellobiose transporter subunit IIA — translation MAQENSDNMQVVMGIIMQAGNAKAAAMQAIQAAKKGDFDKADEFIKQANEGLVNAHNVQTDMLTQEAQGNHVKVDLYMVHAQDHLMTAITFIDLAKEVVAVYKKMAEK, via the coding sequence ATGGCACAAGAAAATAGCGATAACATGCAAGTTGTAATGGGAATTATTATGCAAGCAGGTAATGCAAAAGCTGCTGCTATGCAAGCAATCCAAGCTGCTAAGAAGGGCGACTTTGACAAGGCTGATGAATTTATTAAGCAAGCAAATGAAGGCTTAGTAAATGCTCATAATGTTCAAACTGATATGTTAACTCAAGAAGCACAAGGTAACCACGTAAAAGTTGACCTTTACATGGTTCACGCTCAAGATCACTTAATGACAGCTATTACCTTTATTGATTTAGCTAAAGAAGTAGTAGCTGTTTACAAAAAAATGGCTGAAAAATAA
- a CDS encoding 6-phospho-beta-glucosidase produces MTGYTMPKGFLWGGAVAAHQLEGAWNEDGKGMSVADVMTVGSATKPREITNGVIPGKNYPNHDAIDFYHHYKGDIKLMAEMGFKAFRTSIAWTRIFPKGDEKEPNEAGLKFYDDLFDECHKYGIEPVITLSHFEIPYHLVKEYGGFTNRKLIDYFVRFARVCFKRYKNKVKYWMTFNEIDNQSSFNNDFLMATNSGILFKNGMGDKEKEAAMYQAAHYELVASALAVKEGHKINPDFQIGCMINYSPVRPLTPSSDDVLLADKFEQRRDFFSDVHVNGEYPNAVEDYIERNGYRPDITEEDKIALKEGTVDYVGFSYYQSTTVSSKKVKPDELTDLQEAIVENPTLQRSDWGWEIDPEGLRISLNHLTDRYHKPLFIVENGLGAYDKREADGSVHDPYRIDYLRKHIEQMEKAVVLDGVDLMGYLPWGCIDLVSAGTGQMDKRYGFIYVDKNDKGEGTLERSKKDSFDWYKKVIESNGKDLD; encoded by the coding sequence ATGACTGGATACACTATGCCAAAAGGCTTTTTATGGGGCGGCGCTGTTGCTGCCCACCAACTTGAAGGTGCATGGAATGAAGACGGAAAAGGAATGTCAGTTGCCGATGTAATGACTGTAGGATCCGCAACTAAACCACGTGAAATCACAAATGGCGTCATCCCTGGTAAGAACTACCCTAACCATGATGCTATTGATTTTTACCACCATTACAAGGGCGATATCAAATTAATGGCTGAAATGGGGTTTAAAGCTTTTCGTACTTCAATTGCTTGGACTAGAATTTTTCCTAAGGGCGACGAAAAAGAACCTAATGAAGCAGGTCTTAAGTTCTATGATGACTTATTTGACGAATGTCACAAATATGGAATTGAACCAGTAATTACTCTTTCTCACTTTGAAATTCCTTATCACTTAGTTAAAGAATATGGCGGCTTCACTAACCGTAAATTAATTGACTACTTTGTTCGCTTTGCTCGCGTATGCTTCAAGCGTTACAAGAACAAGGTTAAGTACTGGATGACCTTTAACGAAATTGATAACCAATCTAGTTTTAACAATGACTTCTTGATGGCTACTAACTCCGGAATTTTATTCAAGAATGGCATGGGCGATAAAGAAAAAGAAGCAGCAATGTATCAAGCAGCTCACTATGAATTAGTTGCTTCTGCTTTAGCAGTTAAAGAAGGACACAAGATTAATCCAGACTTCCAAATTGGCTGTATGATTAATTACTCACCTGTTCGGCCTTTAACTCCATCTTCAGACGATGTCTTACTTGCTGATAAGTTTGAACAAAGACGTGACTTCTTCTCTGACGTTCACGTTAATGGTGAATATCCAAACGCAGTTGAAGACTACATTGAAAGAAATGGCTACCGTCCAGATATTACTGAAGAAGATAAGATTGCCTTAAAGGAAGGTACTGTTGATTACGTTGGCTTTTCATACTACCAATCAACTACTGTCTCAAGTAAGAAAGTTAAACCTGATGAGTTAACTGACTTACAAGAAGCAATTGTTGAAAATCCTACATTGCAACGTAGTGACTGGGGTTGGGAAATCGATCCAGAAGGTTTAAGAATTTCTCTTAACCACTTAACTGACCGCTACCACAAGCCACTCTTTATTGTTGAAAATGGTCTTGGTGCTTACGACAAACGCGAAGCTGATGGCTCAGTTCATGACCCATATAGAATCGATTACTTAAGAAAGCACATTGAACAAATGGAAAAGGCTGTCGTTTTAGATGGTGTTGACTTGATGGGTTATCTTCCTTGGGGATGCATTGACTTAGTATCAGCTGGAACTGGTCAAATGGACAAGCGTTATGGCTTTATTTACGTTGATAAAAATGACAAGGGTGAAGGAACACTTGAGCGTTCAAAGAAAGATTCCTTTGACTGGTACAAGAAAGTTATTGAATCTAACGGCAAAGACTTAGACTAA
- a CDS encoding glycoside hydrolase family 1 protein — translation MNKQKTPEDFFWGNSVSSMQTEGAWNEDGKGLSVYDVRPATENTTDWHTAIDEYHRYDEDLDLMKEMNMNMYRIQISWSRVCPEGDGEFNPKGIDFYDRLINAMLKRGIEPMICLYHFDMPLHLAQNYNGFMSRHVVDAFVRFGKKMIDHFSDRVKYWIVFNEHNLYFQDEVFNISGYEKGDKTLDDMYTIFHHTMISHIRLANYIHEKYDDVKIGGMLAYQQIYPETSKATDVWAAKQVQEFLNFNIYDADTGRGYSPEVMQYAKDHHINWDITEEDKEEMKKAKADFLAFSYYSSWTLSADKIPKDAAPNRYMNYGGVENKYLKTNDWGWTIDPLGFRNAITTMYNHYKIPVFPIENGIGLKETWDGEHMIEDDERIAYHEEHIKAMKDAMFLDGAKVLGYLGWGLIDIPSSHADMEKRYGAVYVNRSNHDLKDLKRVPKKSFYWFQKVLKDNGDEI, via the coding sequence ATGAATAAGCAGAAAACGCCTGAAGACTTCTTCTGGGGTAATTCAGTTTCAAGTATGCAAACTGAAGGTGCCTGGAATGAGGATGGTAAAGGCTTATCAGTTTACGATGTACGACCTGCTACAGAAAACACCACAGATTGGCACACCGCAATTGATGAGTACCACCGTTATGATGAAGATTTAGACCTGATGAAAGAAATGAATATGAATATGTATCGTATTCAAATTTCCTGGTCAAGAGTTTGTCCTGAAGGAGATGGAGAATTTAATCCTAAAGGAATCGATTTTTACGACAGATTGATTAATGCCATGCTTAAACGTGGTATTGAACCAATGATTTGTCTTTATCACTTCGACATGCCACTACATTTAGCCCAAAATTATAACGGCTTTATGTCAAGACATGTTGTTGATGCCTTTGTTAGATTTGGTAAAAAGATGATTGATCATTTTTCAGACCGTGTTAAATACTGGATTGTCTTTAATGAACATAATCTCTACTTCCAAGACGAAGTATTTAATATTTCTGGCTATGAAAAAGGCGACAAAACCTTAGACGACATGTACACAATCTTTCACCATACAATGATTAGCCACATTCGTTTAGCTAATTATATTCATGAAAAATATGATGATGTAAAAATTGGCGGCATGCTAGCCTACCAACAAATTTATCCAGAAACTTCAAAGGCTACTGACGTTTGGGCTGCTAAGCAAGTTCAAGAATTTTTGAACTTTAATATTTATGATGCAGATACTGGACGTGGTTACTCGCCAGAAGTTATGCAGTATGCAAAAGATCATCATATTAACTGGGATATTACTGAGGAAGACAAAGAAGAAATGAAAAAAGCAAAAGCTGACTTTCTAGCTTTCAGCTATTACTCTTCTTGGACTCTCTCAGCCGATAAAATTCCAAAAGATGCAGCACCTAACCGTTACATGAATTATGGCGGTGTTGAAAATAAATATCTCAAGACTAATGATTGGGGCTGGACGATTGATCCACTTGGTTTTAGAAACGCCATTACGACAATGTACAACCATTACAAGATCCCAGTCTTCCCAATTGAAAACGGAATTGGCTTAAAAGAAACTTGGGATGGCGAGCATATGATCGAAGACGATGAGAGAATTGCTTACCATGAAGAACATATCAAAGCAATGAAAGATGCAATGTTCTTAGATGGTGCCAAAGTTCTTGGCTACCTAGGCTGGGGATTAATTGATATTCCAAGTTCACATGCCGATATGGAAAAGCGTTATGGCGCTGTCTATGTTAACCGGTCAAACCATGATTTGAAAGATTTAAAACGTGTTCCTAAGAAATCATTTTATTGGTTCCAAAAAGTATTAAAAGATAATGGAGACGAAATATAA
- a CDS encoding C1 family peptidase: MSHELTLQEIDQFRNDFDNSRNEVVSRAAMRSGVLEASFNPTVTNRLNDVFSVEVETDNVTNQMQSGRCWLFATLNTLRHDFGKKYKAKNFTLSQAYNFFWDKIERANIFYDAIIDSADKPLDDRTVKAYMNFAGSDGGQWAMAASLVKKYGVVPTNAMPESFNTNHTAGLADALARKERKDALVLRKLVQAGKTEEVEKKRKEFLSEIYRMTAIAVGEPPKTFDLEYRDDDKKLHLDKNLTPVEFFNKYWDVNFDDYVCLTNAPDHEYGKLYSLPFEDNVNGGLPITFLNVPIEYLKEAAIKQLKDGESVWFGNDVLKEMDRKTGYLDTELYKTDELFDVDTYMTKAERLATGEGEVSHAMTLVGVDLDKGEIRKWKVENSWSEKSGRKGYFTMSDKWFDEFVYEVVVRKEFLTDDQKKLAESKPTPLPAWDSLA; encoded by the coding sequence ATGTCTCACGAATTAACCCTACAAGAAATTGATCAATTCCGTAATGACTTTGATAATTCACGCAATGAAGTTGTTTCTCGCGCAGCAATGCGTTCCGGTGTTCTAGAAGCCTCATTTAACCCAACAGTTACTAACCGCTTAAATGATGTTTTCTCTGTTGAAGTGGAAACTGATAATGTTACTAACCAAATGCAATCAGGACGTTGCTGGTTATTTGCTACTTTAAACACCTTACGTCATGACTTTGGTAAAAAGTATAAGGCTAAGAACTTCACTTTATCTCAAGCATATAACTTCTTCTGGGATAAAATTGAACGTGCAAATATCTTCTACGACGCAATCATTGATTCTGCTGATAAGCCATTAGATGATCGTACTGTTAAAGCATATATGAATTTTGCCGGTTCAGATGGTGGTCAATGGGCAATGGCTGCTTCACTAGTTAAGAAATACGGCGTTGTACCAACTAATGCAATGCCTGAAAGTTTTAATACCAATCACACTGCTGGCTTAGCTGATGCTTTAGCTCGTAAGGAAAGAAAAGATGCCTTAGTTTTACGTAAATTAGTTCAAGCAGGCAAAACTGAAGAAGTTGAAAAGAAGCGCAAAGAATTCTTAAGTGAAATCTACCGTATGACTGCGATTGCTGTTGGCGAGCCTCCTAAGACCTTTGACTTAGAGTATCGCGACGACGATAAAAAATTGCACTTAGATAAGAACTTAACTCCAGTTGAATTCTTCAACAAGTATTGGGATGTTAACTTCGATGACTACGTTTGTTTGACTAATGCACCTGACCACGAATATGGCAAGCTTTACTCACTTCCATTCGAAGATAACGTTAATGGCGGACTTCCAATTACTTTCTTGAATGTACCAATCGAATACTTAAAAGAAGCTGCAATCAAGCAACTTAAGGATGGCGAAAGCGTTTGGTTTGGTAATGATGTCTTAAAAGAAATGGACCGCAAGACTGGTTACTTAGATACTGAGTTATACAAGACCGACGAATTATTTGACGTTGATACTTACATGACTAAGGCTGAAAGATTAGCTACTGGCGAAGGTGAAGTTAGTCACGCAATGACCTTAGTTGGTGTCGACTTAGACAAAGGCGAAATCCGTAAGTGGAAAGTTGAAAACTCATGGAGTGAAAAGTCAGGCCGTAAGGGTTACTTCACAATGAGTGATAAATGGTTTGATGAGTTTGTTTATGAAGTAGTTGTTAGAAAAGAATTCTTAACTGACGATCAAAAGAAACTTGCAGAAAGCAAGCCTACTCCACTTCCAGCTTGGGATTCACTTGCTTAG
- a CDS encoding PTS sugar transporter subunit IIB: MADKTIMLACSAGMSTSLLVSKMQNAAKEKGKDYKIFATAASGIQDEIDKEHPDVLMLGPQVQYMEDSVKKITDAAGIPLTVINMQDYGMMNGEHVLETAQELMGDK; this comes from the coding sequence ATGGCAGACAAAACTATTATGCTTGCTTGTTCAGCAGGAATGTCAACTTCATTATTAGTATCAAAGATGCAAAACGCAGCTAAAGAAAAAGGCAAGGACTATAAGATCTTTGCTACTGCAGCATCAGGCATTCAAGATGAAATTGACAAGGAACACCCAGATGTATTAATGCTTGGACCTCAAGTTCAATACATGGAAGACAGTGTTAAGAAGATTACTGATGCAGCAGGCATCCCATTAACAGTCATCAACATGCAAGACTATGGCATGATGAATGGTGAACATGTTCTTGAAACTGCTCAAGAATTAATGGGCGACAAATAG
- a CDS encoding PTS sugar transporter subunit IIC, translating to MSEQKKSGVSVFVNKHILPPVMKFVNTKAIQALQNGMIYTLPFILIGSIFLILGNIPIKSVADAINASGWGAFFNQAYTTTFSIMAMWASVGIAYIYVKNEGYEPLAPGLTSLAAFLMLQTLTIDSPLKNAMAKGIDGQMTAKAVTENIDKLPHALQTFLESPVTGVFNITWLGGDGMIAAIIVGLLVGWIYSAIMKKGWTIKLPEQVPAAVSNQFTAMIPSGIILIGTMLIYAGFKLTTGSDFLQWTYQTLQIPLQGISDSLGGAIAIGFLVPFFWFFGVHGGLIVGSLAGPMLQANSFDNAQLYKAGKLTIANGAHVVTNEFYNNFINLTGSGITIGLIIFILIAAKSAQLRSIGKVELVPGIFNINEPFLFGLPIVMNPFLAIPFFLTPVVVAISTYFVIKTGIVPPLNGFACPWTMPAVISGFLIGGWKMAIWQACTLVISTLIYWPFAKKYDNILVKREAAALKKDEAEGK from the coding sequence ATGAGTGAACAGAAAAAATCGGGCGTTAGTGTTTTCGTTAATAAACACATCTTGCCCCCAGTAATGAAATTTGTTAACACCAAGGCTATTCAGGCCTTGCAAAATGGTATGATTTACACCTTGCCATTTATCTTAATCGGTTCTATCTTCCTTATTCTAGGAAATATTCCGATCAAATCAGTAGCTGATGCCATTAATGCTTCTGGTTGGGGAGCTTTCTTTAACCAAGCCTACACTACTACTTTTAGTATTATGGCTATGTGGGCATCAGTTGGTATAGCTTATATTTATGTTAAAAATGAAGGCTACGAGCCATTAGCTCCCGGTCTTACTTCTTTAGCCGCATTCTTAATGCTTCAAACTTTAACTATTGACAGTCCATTAAAGAATGCTATGGCTAAAGGTATTGACGGTCAAATGACTGCTAAAGCCGTAACCGAAAATATCGACAAGTTACCACATGCTTTACAAACATTTTTAGAATCTCCAGTTACCGGTGTATTTAACATTACCTGGCTTGGCGGAGACGGTATGATCGCCGCAATTATTGTTGGTTTATTAGTCGGCTGGATTTACTCAGCTATTATGAAAAAAGGCTGGACTATTAAGTTGCCTGAACAAGTTCCAGCAGCTGTTTCTAACCAATTTACTGCTATGATTCCATCAGGAATTATCTTAATTGGTACTATGCTTATTTACGCAGGCTTCAAGTTAACTACTGGTTCAGACTTCTTACAATGGACCTACCAAACTCTTCAAATTCCACTTCAAGGTATCTCTGACTCACTTGGTGGCGCAATTGCCATTGGATTCTTAGTACCATTCTTCTGGTTCTTCGGTGTCCACGGTGGTTTAATCGTCGGTTCTCTTGCTGGTCCTATGCTTCAAGCAAACTCATTTGACAACGCTCAATTATACAAGGCTGGCAAGTTAACCATTGCTAATGGTGCTCACGTTGTTACTAACGAATTCTACAACAACTTCATTAACTTAACTGGTTCAGGTATTACTATTGGTTTAATTATCTTTATCTTAATTGCAGCTAAGTCAGCACAATTACGTTCAATTGGTAAAGTTGAATTAGTTCCTGGTATCTTTAACATTAATGAGCCATTCCTATTTGGTTTACCAATTGTTATGAACCCATTCCTTGCAATACCATTCTTCTTAACTCCAGTTGTAGTTGCTATTTCAACCTACTTCGTAATTAAAACTGGTATTGTTCCTCCTCTAAATGGTTTTGCCTGTCCATGGACGATGCCAGCAGTTATTTCTGGTTTCCTAATTGGCGGCTGGAAGATGGCAATTTGGCAAGCATGTACCTTAGTAATTTCAACCTTAATCTACTGGCCATTTGCTAAGAAATACGACAACATTCTTGTTAAACGTGAAGCTGCCGCTCTCAAGAAAGACGAGGCTGAAGGTAAATAA
- a CDS encoding Hsp20/alpha crystallin family protein, which produces MANEMMKNRNNDNMMDQLSDWFSFPKDFFDDSSIKNIMQSDVAETDKDYIVKVDMPGMDKKDIKVSYKDGILNVSGSRDSFDNLDDKNGNLIHRERSVGHIQRSYRIPDVDSKEISAKDIDGVLTITLPKLTEEDKENTITIE; this is translated from the coding sequence ATGGCAAACGAAATGATGAAGAATCGTAACAATGATAATATGATGGATCAATTAAGCGATTGGTTTAGTTTTCCAAAAGACTTTTTTGACGATAGTTCAATTAAGAACATTATGCAATCTGATGTAGCTGAAACAGACAAGGACTATATCGTTAAAGTCGACATGCCAGGAATGGATAAGAAAGACATTAAAGTTTCTTATAAAGATGGCATCTTGAATGTTTCAGGTAGCCGTGACTCATTTGACAACTTAGATGACAAGAATGGCAACCTTATTCACCGTGAAAGAAGCGTTGGTCACATTCAAAGAAGCTATCGTATTCCTGATGTTGATTCTAAAGAAATTTCTGCTAAGGACATCGACGGCGTTTTAACCATTACCTTGCCAAAATTAACTGAAGAAGACAAAGAAAACACAATCACAATTGAATAA
- the greA gene encoding transcription elongation factor GreA, with protein sequence MVYYQKMTPEGYQEIKDEIARLKKDRPRRIKILQEARSMGDLSENSEYTTAKMELGHLQSRLRYLDKQLRYSEIIQKDKSGTIDLGSNVKLLFEGDDDAEEYRIVGRMEADLTKGKISFDSPLGQALMKQKAGATVTVEAPAGSYDVKIIAVN encoded by the coding sequence ATGGTTTACTATCAAAAAATGACGCCAGAAGGCTATCAAGAAATTAAAGACGAGATAGCCCGTTTAAAAAAAGATCGACCACGTAGAATTAAAATTTTGCAAGAAGCTCGTAGTATGGGAGACTTGTCAGAAAATTCAGAATATACGACTGCTAAGATGGAATTAGGGCATTTGCAGAGTCGACTGCGTTATCTAGATAAACAATTAAGATATTCAGAAATTATTCAAAAAGATAAAAGTGGCACAATTGATTTAGGTTCAAATGTAAAACTGCTTTTTGAAGGTGATGATGATGCGGAAGAATACCGGATTGTTGGTAGAATGGAAGCAGACCTGACTAAAGGAAAAATATCTTTTGATTCTCCTTTAGGACAGGCCTTAATGAAGCAAAAAGCTGGTGCAACAGTAACTGTTGAAGCACCAGCTGGAAGTTATGATGTAAAAATTATTGCAGTAAATTAA
- the celB gene encoding PTS cellobiose transporter subunit IIC has protein sequence MSDTAQPSFKDKMMKILGKFSGSRFVRAIMGAGYSIIAFSIIGSMFLVLTVLTQVITAKGFVDFYNNTFGRFNNIYTVIYNATMGIIAIYFAGSFAYNYADIYRKEENLLLDPLNAVFLTLMGLFITVPQLVWKGGNTVFVNILKKDNVIAGGYGVSGSGLTRIGATGIFTGLIVAWLTVQIYRFCIKHNWRIKMPASVPSGVANSFTALIPGFVIAIVIALIDVILIVLGTDIFQLLFIPFSFVSNIANTWWGVLIIFFLIHFLWWFGIHGATIISSFYQAIVLSNMAANASGAHYVFAGEFSNAFVIMGGSGATLGMALWMAFASRSKQLRELGKLEAVPAVFNINEPLLFGLPIVYNVRLFVPFLLAPMTCSMVAYAAIATHLVPKIIVQQPWPIPVGLGGMMATASWQGAVLALVNAVVAFLIWYPFIKHYDNELLKKEQAGAEKA, from the coding sequence ATGTCTGACACTGCGCAACCATCATTTAAAGATAAAATGATGAAGATACTAGGCAAGTTCTCAGGTTCACGTTTTGTACGTGCAATTATGGGTGCTGGTTATTCGATTATTGCCTTTTCTATCATTGGATCAATGTTTTTGGTCTTAACAGTTTTAACGCAAGTTATTACTGCTAAAGGATTTGTAGATTTTTACAATAATACATTTGGACGTTTTAACAATATTTATACTGTTATTTACAACGCCACGATGGGTATTATCGCAATTTACTTTGCTGGATCATTTGCTTATAACTATGCAGATATTTATCGTAAAGAAGAAAACTTATTGCTTGATCCATTGAACGCAGTTTTCTTAACTTTAATGGGTTTATTCATTACCGTTCCACAATTAGTATGGAAGGGCGGTAACACTGTCTTTGTTAACATTTTGAAGAAAGATAATGTTATTGCTGGTGGTTATGGCGTTTCTGGTTCTGGTTTAACTAGAATTGGTGCTACAGGTATCTTTACTGGTTTAATCGTTGCCTGGTTAACTGTTCAAATTTATCGTTTCTGTATTAAACACAATTGGCGAATTAAAATGCCCGCATCTGTTCCATCAGGTGTTGCTAACTCATTTACTGCTTTGATTCCTGGTTTTGTGATTGCGATTGTCATTGCTTTAATTGACGTTATCTTAATTGTTCTTGGTACAGATATTTTCCAATTATTGTTTATTCCATTCTCATTTGTTTCAAACATTGCTAATACCTGGTGGGGAGTTTTGATTATCTTCTTCCTGATTCACTTCTTATGGTGGTTTGGTATTCACGGTGCGACTATTATTTCAAGTTTCTACCAAGCAATTGTTTTATCAAACATGGCTGCTAATGCTTCTGGTGCTCACTATGTCTTTGCTGGTGAATTCTCAAACGCATTCGTAATCATGGGTGGTTCTGGTGCTACTTTAGGTATGGCACTCTGGATGGCTTTTGCTTCTAGATCTAAACAATTACGAGAACTTGGTAAACTTGAAGCTGTTCCTGCTGTATTTAACATTAACGAACCTTTACTATTTGGTTTGCCAATTGTTTATAACGTACGTTTATTTGTTCCATTCTTACTAGCACCTATGACTTGTTCAATGGTTGCTTATGCAGCTATTGCAACTCACTTAGTACCTAAGATTATTGTTCAACAACCATGGCCAATTCCTGTAGGTCTTGGTGGTATGATGGCCACTGCTAGTTGGCAAGGTGCTGTTTTAGCTTTAGTCAATGCTGTAGTTGCATTCTTAATTTGGTACCCATTCATTAAGCATTACGACAATGAATTGCTTAAGAAAGAGCAAGCTGGTGCTGAGAAAGCTTAA